The nucleotide window GACGCCTGGCGGGTGAACCGGCGCCCGCCGCTGCAAAGCCAGGCGGCGTGATATGCGAGCAGCCGCGCGGACTCCAGGCGCGTGGCCATGTCCGCCAGGGCGAAATCGTCCCCCTGTTCGCGGTTGCGTGCCGCCAGCAGCGCGCGGGACTCGTCCACGGCCGCTTGCGCGATACCGAGAGCCTGTCCCGATATGCCGATGCGGCCGGAGTCGAGGGCACGCATCGCGACCGTGAAACCCTGGCCCTCGGCGGCCAGCCGGTTGGCGGCGGGGACGACCACGTCCTCCAGGACGAGCTCCCCGGTGGGCGAGCCGTTGAGGCCCATCTTCTTGAACACCTGGCCGACGCCGACGCCGGGCGTGCCAGCCGGCACGAGGAAGGCGCTCACGCCGGCCGCTTTCGGCTCGGGCCCGGTGCGCGCGAAGACGATGTACAGGCCCGCGTATCCGACGTTGGTGATGAACACCTTGGTGCCATTGAGCACATAGCCGTCGCCGTGGCGGCGGGCGCTCGTCTGCAATGAGGCGGCGTCGGATCCAGACGCCGGCTCGCTGAGCGCAAAGGCGCCCAGGAGCTCGCCGGACGCCAGCCGTGGCAGCCAGTGGCGTTTTTGCTCTTGCGTCCCGAACAGCAGGATCGGCTCGCTGCCGACGCTGGTGTGAACGTCGACGATGACCGAGGTCGAAGCACAGGCCTGCGCCAGCTCCTCGATGCAGACGGCGAACGCGAGGGCGTCGAGCCCGGCGCCGCCATACTCGCGCGGGATCAGGACGCCGAGCAGCCCGGCTTGGGCGGCGGCTTTGACCGCCTCTTCGGGGAACCGGTGTTGGCGGTCGATTTCGGCCGCAAGGGGCTTCACCACACCCTGCGCCAGCTCCCTGACGGCGGCTCGAAACGACGAGTGCTCGGGCGCGAGTTCCAGGTCCAAGTGGTGCGTTAACTAGAATAGTGGGCCGGACATGGAAGCAGGACCGAGATATCTGGAAGGCACGACGGTCGGCAGCGGTCGCGACATCATCGGTGTGCGTCGAGATCGAATCGCCGACATCATCAGCACCGGGCGCGAGATCATCACGCGCGCCAAGGCTG belongs to bacterium and includes:
- a CDS encoding acyl-CoA dehydrogenase produces the protein MDLELAPEHSSFRAAVRELAQGVVKPLAAEIDRQHRFPEEAVKAAAQAGLLGVLIPREYGGAGLDALAFAVCIEELAQACASTSVIVDVHTSVGSEPILLFGTQEQKRHWLPRLASGELLGAFALSEPASGSDAASLQTSARRHGDGYVLNGTKVFITNVGYAGLYIVFARTGPEPKAAGVSAFLVPAGTPGVGVGQVFKKMGLNGSPTGELVLEDVVVPAANRLAAEGQGFTVAMRALDSGRIGISGQALGIAQAAVDESRALLAARNREQGDDFALADMATRLESARLLAYHAAWLCSGGRRFTRQASMAKLHCTDTAMQLALDALQLAGEEGAITGSPFERHVRDAKALQIYEGSNQVQRIVIARELLQVSSR